A genomic window from Micromonospora sp. WMMA1947 includes:
- the eccB gene encoding type VII secretion protein EccB — protein sequence MQTQRDHVHAHQFMMGRLSSALVQGDPSTAEIPGQRAVTGLAFGVLISVLVVAGFAVYGWIVPGGSKAYTRSGVILVEKESGNRYVYLDGVLRPTPNLTSAMLIQGGGATVKLISKESIKDVPRGPSIGIDGAPQSVATGSMVAGPWLACLPGSVTDEPGDRLGLNLDPRAESVPLPADRFAVVRGADGPAYLVTAGRKHRIADPAVLAALGATTTRKVPAPGDWLDFLPDGPDLAPATIPGAGRSGRVGDRTYPVGTLFRQRPDTGAEQFLVLRRDGLAPLSRTEFLLATATSGKEPVELSAAALAAARMSADRSLLTRLPDLTGLTPQEPGPYALCLRQSAVDGTRFDSTAVLVPLARSGVRPDGRTTVLTAPGSGMAVLPAPVGTGAAQPLPTYIAEDGKAYPIGDQDAVRALKLDRVVNVPFPRELLALMPQGPVLSTRAVAAAEVG from the coding sequence GTGCAGACCCAGCGCGACCACGTCCACGCCCACCAGTTCATGATGGGCCGGCTGAGTTCCGCCCTGGTCCAGGGCGACCCGTCCACGGCGGAGATACCCGGGCAGCGCGCCGTCACCGGCCTGGCCTTCGGCGTGCTCATCAGCGTCCTGGTCGTGGCCGGGTTCGCCGTCTACGGCTGGATCGTCCCGGGCGGCAGCAAGGCGTACACCCGCAGCGGCGTGATCCTGGTGGAGAAGGAGAGCGGCAACCGGTACGTCTACCTCGACGGCGTGCTGCGCCCGACGCCGAACCTGACCTCGGCCATGCTGATCCAGGGCGGCGGCGCCACCGTCAAGCTCATCTCGAAGGAGTCGATCAAGGACGTCCCGCGCGGACCGTCGATCGGCATCGACGGCGCCCCGCAGTCGGTCGCCACCGGGTCGATGGTCGCCGGTCCGTGGCTGGCCTGCCTGCCCGGCTCGGTCACCGACGAACCCGGCGACCGGCTCGGCCTCAACCTCGACCCGCGCGCCGAATCCGTCCCGCTGCCGGCCGACCGCTTCGCCGTCGTGCGCGGCGCCGACGGACCGGCCTACCTGGTGACCGCCGGCCGCAAGCACCGGATCGCCGACCCCGCGGTGCTCGCCGCGCTCGGCGCCACCACCACCCGCAAGGTGCCCGCCCCGGGCGACTGGCTCGACTTCCTGCCCGACGGGCCGGACCTGGCACCGGCCACCATCCCCGGCGCGGGCCGCTCCGGCCGGGTCGGCGACAGGACGTACCCGGTCGGCACGCTGTTCCGCCAGCGGCCCGACACCGGCGCGGAGCAGTTCCTGGTGCTGCGCCGCGACGGCCTCGCGCCGCTGAGCCGGACCGAGTTCCTGCTGGCCACCGCCACCTCCGGAAAGGAGCCGGTGGAGCTGAGCGCCGCCGCCCTCGCCGCGGCCCGGATGTCGGCCGACCGGTCGCTGCTCACCCGGCTGCCCGACCTGACCGGCCTCACCCCGCAGGAACCCGGCCCGTACGCGCTCTGCCTGCGTCAGAGCGCGGTGGACGGGACGCGGTTCGACAGCACCGCGGTGCTCGTCCCGCTGGCCCGCTCCGGCGTCCGCCCCGACGGCCGCACGACGGTGCTCACCGCGCCCGGCAGCGGCATGGCGGTGCTCCCGGCACCGGTCGGCACCGGCGCGGCGCAGCCCCTGCCCACCTACATCGCGGAGGACGGAAAGGCGTACCCGATCGGCGACCAGGACGCGGTGCGGGCACTGAAGCTCGACCGGGTCGTGAACGTTCCCTTCCCGAGAGAACTGCTGGCGCTGATGCCCCAGGGGCCGGTGCTGAGCACGAGGGCCGTCGCGGCCGCAGAAGTGGGGTAG
- a CDS encoding right-handed parallel beta-helix repeat-containing protein — MSRQVLVVGDRKPGSYPTIGSALSRAEPGATIDVHPGRYVEKLVVGDRVTISAAQPGTVEVHVEEGSVLVVRGEGAQLRGITLSSADTTLAAVDVYAGEVALDDCRVGGASWVTLLARMQGTVALRGCDVTSSAGAGVVVMSAGSSTIEDTDVHDVATSSVVVGEQSALTLRRCRLRTAGANSVCAGGDARLTIEQCEITGAGKPALVVEQRAWARIRGLSVTGSGNVDVFVRGEADVQISDSTFTGAAVQSAHIAEGASPSFRNCTFGGAGHTAIQVLGGGRPTFTDCTVQDAPVGVAVSGGSPRFLGLTVRGTRDNVAVLAGESAVVLQRLRAEITTGDGVLVQDGASLEGTDLVVDAGEATALALTGPARGVVHEARLTGTGAACVRVGAGADLTLRAALLRGSGVLAEGALQLGDSEIVGAARDGLRVTGSASVTQTRVRDARADGIVFEAGSRGSVSDGEVLGSGAAGIGVDTVEPVALTRCVVRDSGGEDVRRAPGATVTAEALTVGRPQATPAPAGPPAAAPVPVAGDDGTAEENGTDELSEPLRELNGLIGLRGVKQEVTALINLIKMSQVRLQMGLPMPPMSRHLVFAGPPGTGKTTVARLYGSVLKELGILSKGHMVEAARADLVGQYIGSTAIKTTELVTKALGGVLFIDEAYTLSSGSGGSGPDFGQEAIDALMKMMEDHRDELVVIVAGYSELMEQFLASNPGMASRFTRTIEFPNYSVEELVTITSNLVSKHYYELTDDAVEALTAYFTRVPKNATFGNGRVARKLFEALINNQASRLATTPPTKDSELNRLTAADVEPELAQLEDLPVEQGEQPDAATDPTGAINAARSWKRICGLVGGQRVKEAAGQTLLQLCEGRNRRRGPGRTGNVLLGGRAGSGRSEYVRLYAACLSELGLVPVGQLVRVSTSRELAPQWPGQAGSLVDAALDDAAGGVLQLDYVDDGSGVAPEIAEALAGRMRSRLGDPVVVLTGEEAALASLRAAVPAVNEVFGQQWSVPEFSTDELATIVLRHLVRRGHEVPDDVRAALTQMAARLPERTVHAAHQFSLALTRRTGSRTLALADLAAPGPAVGERLGGLAAVG; from the coding sequence GTGAGTCGGCAGGTTCTTGTGGTGGGCGACCGGAAGCCCGGTTCCTATCCGACGATCGGTTCCGCGCTGTCCCGGGCCGAGCCCGGCGCCACGATCGACGTGCACCCCGGGCGGTACGTCGAGAAGCTCGTGGTCGGTGACCGGGTGACGATCAGCGCGGCCCAGCCCGGCACGGTCGAGGTGCACGTGGAGGAGGGCAGCGTCCTCGTCGTGCGCGGCGAGGGTGCCCAGCTGCGCGGCATCACGCTCAGCAGCGCCGACACCACGCTGGCGGCCGTCGACGTGTACGCGGGCGAGGTGGCGCTGGACGACTGCCGGGTCGGCGGCGCCTCCTGGGTGACGCTGCTGGCCCGAATGCAGGGCACCGTCGCGCTGCGCGGCTGCGACGTGACCAGCTCGGCCGGCGCGGGCGTGGTGGTGATGTCGGCCGGGTCGAGCACGATCGAGGACACCGATGTCCACGACGTCGCCACCAGCAGCGTCGTGGTCGGGGAGCAGAGCGCCCTGACGCTGCGCCGCTGCCGCCTGCGGACGGCGGGCGCGAACAGCGTGTGCGCCGGCGGCGACGCCCGGCTCACGATCGAGCAGTGCGAGATCACCGGGGCCGGCAAGCCCGCCCTGGTGGTCGAGCAGCGCGCCTGGGCCCGCATCCGGGGCCTGTCCGTCACCGGCAGCGGCAACGTCGACGTCTTCGTCCGCGGCGAGGCCGACGTGCAGATCAGCGACTCGACGTTCACCGGCGCCGCGGTGCAGTCGGCGCACATCGCCGAGGGCGCGTCGCCGTCGTTCCGCAACTGCACGTTCGGCGGTGCCGGGCACACCGCGATCCAGGTGCTCGGCGGCGGCCGGCCGACCTTCACCGACTGCACCGTCCAGGACGCGCCGGTCGGGGTCGCCGTCAGCGGTGGCTCACCCCGGTTCCTCGGGCTGACGGTGCGGGGCACCCGCGACAACGTCGCCGTGCTCGCCGGCGAGTCGGCTGTCGTGCTCCAGCGGCTGCGCGCCGAGATCACCACCGGCGACGGGGTGCTGGTCCAGGACGGTGCCTCGCTGGAGGGCACCGATCTGGTGGTGGACGCGGGCGAGGCGACAGCGCTCGCGCTGACCGGGCCGGCGCGGGGCGTCGTCCACGAGGCCCGCCTCACCGGCACGGGCGCGGCCTGCGTGCGGGTGGGTGCCGGCGCCGACCTGACGTTGCGCGCGGCCCTGCTGCGCGGTTCCGGCGTGCTGGCCGAGGGCGCGCTCCAGCTGGGGGACAGCGAGATCGTCGGCGCGGCCCGCGACGGTCTGCGGGTCACCGGTTCGGCGAGCGTCACGCAGACCCGGGTGCGGGACGCCCGGGCCGACGGGATCGTCTTCGAGGCGGGCTCCCGGGGCTCGGTGAGCGATGGGGAGGTGCTGGGCAGCGGCGCGGCCGGCATCGGCGTGGACACCGTGGAGCCGGTCGCGCTCACCCGGTGCGTGGTGCGCGACAGCGGCGGCGAGGACGTCCGCCGTGCGCCCGGCGCCACGGTGACCGCCGAGGCGCTGACGGTGGGCCGCCCGCAGGCCACCCCGGCGCCCGCCGGCCCGCCGGCCGCCGCGCCGGTCCCGGTGGCCGGCGACGATGGTACGGCGGAGGAGAACGGCACGGACGAGCTGAGCGAGCCGCTTCGCGAGCTAAACGGGCTGATCGGCCTGCGCGGGGTGAAGCAGGAGGTCACCGCGCTGATCAACCTGATCAAGATGTCGCAGGTCCGGCTCCAGATGGGCCTGCCGATGCCGCCGATGAGCCGGCACCTGGTCTTCGCCGGCCCGCCCGGCACCGGCAAGACCACCGTGGCCCGCCTGTACGGCTCGGTGCTCAAGGAACTGGGCATCCTGTCCAAGGGCCACATGGTCGAGGCGGCGCGGGCCGACCTGGTGGGCCAGTACATCGGCTCCACCGCGATCAAGACCACCGAGCTGGTCACCAAGGCGCTCGGCGGCGTGCTCTTCATCGACGAGGCGTACACGCTGTCCAGCGGCTCGGGCGGCTCCGGGCCGGACTTCGGCCAGGAGGCCATCGACGCCCTGATGAAGATGATGGAGGACCACCGCGACGAGCTGGTGGTGATCGTCGCGGGCTACTCCGAGCTGATGGAGCAGTTCCTCGCCTCCAACCCCGGTATGGCGTCCCGCTTCACCCGCACCATCGAGTTCCCCAACTACTCCGTCGAGGAACTCGTCACCATCACCTCGAACCTGGTCAGCAAGCACTACTACGAGCTGACCGACGACGCGGTGGAGGCGCTCACCGCGTACTTCACGCGGGTGCCGAAGAACGCGACGTTCGGCAACGGCCGGGTGGCCCGCAAGCTGTTCGAGGCGCTGATCAACAACCAGGCGTCGCGGCTGGCGACCACGCCGCCCACGAAGGACAGCGAGCTCAACCGGCTCACCGCCGCCGACGTCGAACCCGAGCTGGCGCAGCTGGAGGACCTGCCGGTCGAGCAGGGCGAGCAACCCGACGCGGCGACCGACCCGACCGGCGCGATCAACGCGGCCCGCAGCTGGAAGCGGATCTGCGGCCTGGTCGGCGGGCAGCGGGTGAAGGAGGCGGCCGGGCAGACGCTGTTGCAGCTCTGCGAGGGACGCAACCGCCGCCGCGGGCCCGGCCGCACGGGCAACGTGCTGCTCGGCGGCCGGGCCGGGAGCGGCCGCAGCGAGTACGTCCGGCTGTACGCGGCCTGCCTGTCGGAGCTGGGCCTGGTGCCGGTCGGCCAGCTGGTGCGGGTGAGCACGAGCCGGGAACTGGCGCCGCAGTGGCCCGGCCAGGCCGGGAGCCTGGTGGACGCGGCCCTCGACGACGCGGCCGGCGGTGTGCTCCAGCTCGACTACGTCGACGACGGCTCCGGCGTGGCGCCGGAGATCGCCGAGGCGCTCGCCGGCCGGATGCGCTCCCGGCTCGGCGACCCGGTGGTGGTGCTGACCGGCGAGGAAGCGGCGCTGGCGAGTCTGCGGGCCGCGGTGCCGGCGGTGAACGAGGTGTTCGGCCAGCAGTGGTCGGTGCCCGAGTTCAGCACCGACGAGCTGGCCACGATCGTGCTGCGGCACCTGGTACGGCGGGGCCACGAGGTGCCCGACGACGTCCGGGCGGCGCTGACGCAGATGGCCGCGCGGTTGCCCGAGCGCACCGTCCACGCCGCCCACCAGTTCTCGCTGGCCCTGACCCGGCGCACCGGCTCCCGTACCCTCGCGCTCGCCGACCTGGCCGCTCCCGGCCCGGCGGTGGGCGAGCGGCTCGGCGGCCTGGCCGCCGTCGGCTGA
- a CDS encoding YbaB/EbfC family nucleoid-associated protein yields the protein MQPESTPIPPSFQEFMENAQRLEDQMRNAQSELERAIVTGRSQDATVVVMASGLGKVQTVRVDPRVYEQRDAASLQTAIMEAIQAAAANAGKLATEKMGPVEINLH from the coding sequence ATGCAGCCCGAGTCCACGCCGATCCCACCGTCGTTCCAGGAGTTCATGGAGAACGCGCAGCGCCTGGAGGACCAGATGCGCAACGCGCAGTCGGAACTGGAGCGGGCCATCGTCACCGGCCGCTCGCAGGACGCCACCGTCGTGGTCATGGCCAGTGGCCTCGGCAAGGTCCAGACCGTCCGGGTCGACCCCCGGGTGTACGAGCAGCGTGACGCAGCGTCGCTGCAGACCGCGATCATGGAGGCGATCCAAGCCGCTGCCGCGAACGCCGGGAAGCTCGCCACGGAGAAGATGGGCCCCGTCGAAATCAATCTTCACTGA
- a CDS encoding response regulator transcription factor: MEMAVEQVAVFVHAPDPLTHTGLTAHLRSRSDIALLDSADRTRAQVLVVAAERLTTDVIAMLRLAATEIGAPVVLITTEVTEQELLTAVECRVVAVLPRAAVTAERLVHSVRAAASGGGVLPPNLVGELLKHIERLQRDVLNPNGLNASGLTAREIDVLRLMAEGFDTNEIADELRYSERTVKNVIYGLNHRLKLRNRSHAVAYALRSGMI; this comes from the coding sequence ATGGAGATGGCTGTGGAGCAAGTTGCCGTCTTTGTGCACGCGCCCGACCCGCTGACCCACACCGGCCTGACCGCCCACCTCCGGTCGCGCTCCGACATCGCGCTGCTGGACAGCGCGGACCGGACGCGGGCGCAGGTGCTCGTCGTGGCCGCGGAGCGGCTCACCACCGACGTGATCGCCATGCTGCGCCTCGCGGCGACCGAGATCGGCGCGCCGGTGGTCCTGATCACCACGGAGGTCACCGAGCAGGAACTGCTGACCGCCGTGGAGTGCCGGGTCGTGGCCGTCCTGCCGCGCGCGGCGGTCACCGCCGAACGCCTCGTGCACAGCGTCCGGGCGGCCGCCTCCGGCGGCGGCGTGCTGCCCCCGAACCTGGTGGGTGAGCTGCTCAAGCACATCGAACGGCTCCAGCGCGACGTGCTCAACCCGAACGGCCTGAACGCCTCCGGCCTGACCGCCCGCGAGATCGATGTGCTCCGGCTGATGGCCGAGGGCTTCGACACCAACGAGATCGCCGACGAACTGCGCTACTCCGAACGCACGGTGAAGAACGTCATCTACGGCCTCAACCACCGGCTGAAGCTGCGCAACCGCTCGCACGCGGTGGCCTACGCCCTGCGCTCCGGCATGATCTGA
- a CDS encoding four-helix bundle copper-binding protein: protein MPSTTGPMLETYPKSINLDRAKLAAAVDALNDCAQACTACADACLSEDMVAELTKCIRTNLDCADICATTARVLSRHTGYDATISRTLLEACATACRSCGDECAAHADKHEHCRICAEACRACEQGCRDLLATIS from the coding sequence ATGCCGAGCACCACAGGGCCGATGCTGGAGACGTACCCGAAGTCGATCAACCTGGATCGGGCGAAGCTGGCCGCGGCGGTCGATGCCCTCAACGACTGCGCCCAGGCCTGCACCGCCTGCGCGGACGCCTGCCTCAGCGAGGACATGGTCGCCGAGCTGACGAAGTGCATCCGGACGAACCTGGACTGCGCCGACATCTGCGCCACAACCGCCCGGGTGCTGTCCCGGCACACCGGCTACGACGCCACCATCAGCCGCACGCTGCTGGAGGCGTGCGCGACTGCCTGCCGATCGTGCGGCGACGAGTGCGCGGCGCACGCCGACAAGCACGAGCACTGCCGGATCTGCGCGGAGGCGTGCCGCGCCTGTGAGCAGGGCTGCCGGGACCTGCTGGCAACGATCAGCTGA
- a CDS encoding DUF4190 domain-containing protein, with translation MTASSEPARGAGVPTRAGRTRTGGAAKTSAAAAFALVFGVAALFSVLTAILAWIGVVLAIIGIVLGVVGLKMAARPGVTGRGVAIGGLVLSVIALLLGLALGAGLTTFLNNEGAVNRIQQQVDDLRERLDR, from the coding sequence ATGACCGCGTCCAGCGAGCCGGCCCGCGGGGCCGGCGTTCCGACCCGTGCCGGCCGGACCCGAACCGGCGGGGCGGCCAAGACCAGCGCGGCCGCCGCGTTCGCGCTCGTGTTCGGCGTGGCCGCGCTGTTCAGCGTGCTCACCGCCATCCTCGCCTGGATCGGCGTGGTGCTCGCCATCATCGGCATCGTCCTGGGCGTCGTCGGGCTCAAGATGGCCGCGCGACCAGGGGTGACCGGTCGCGGCGTGGCGATCGGCGGGCTGGTGCTCAGTGTGATCGCCCTGCTGCTCGGGCTCGCGCTCGGCGCGGGCCTCACGACGTTCCTCAACAACGAGGGCGCGGTGAACCGGATCCAGCAGCAGGTCGACGACCTGCGCGAACGACTCGACCGTTAG
- a CDS encoding BTAD domain-containing putative transcriptional regulator yields the protein MRRLRVTVLGPVRAWNGESEIDLGPARRRALFAMLAANANRPVTRTELIRALWGESAPSAAAGNIYTYVSGLRRSLGAAGGLLRSGRAGYTLRLEPGALDADRFETLCEAAGAQAAAGRPGQALALLDEALALWRGEAYANVTGLFADLDRHRLTELRIGAAERRARLVLAGGGDDTLIADLTALVRDHPLHEPFHELLMRALHRAGRGTEALDVFHAARRVLVDELGVEPGPALRELQVQILAEPAPAAPAVAAVPVAPDAVPAPAVPWRGRLVGRDGELALLRGLLGALGEGRSTIVWIEGEPGIGKSALLDAALHEARAMGHRVARGVAEELSGRIPLHVMRRALRLEDAAHDDPPAAVDRVLDHVRELTAAGPLVLAVDHLQWADEVSLLAWERLAALTRWLPLLLVATARPEPGRADLARLRRGVSTRDGHLIRLAPLPPSDIEQIFGTTVGVPPGATLRSLAPLAAGNPLYARELVTGLVAEDGVRVVDGLAEVDARADGMPRALLDTVRASLDHLSPGAREALRYAALLGDRFAVAEVAAVTGRTPFDLMADLEEALAADVLVDAGGELAFRQPVLRQALAGSIPAALRPTLRRHAAQALADDGGAAARVADHLLAGPPEVDEWLVRWLVAHGAELSRQAPEPARELLRRALASPRLLQAARATLAALLDGPDR from the coding sequence GTGAGGAGACTGCGCGTCACCGTACTGGGCCCGGTACGGGCCTGGAACGGCGAGTCCGAGATCGACCTCGGGCCGGCCCGGCGGCGTGCCCTGTTCGCGATGCTGGCCGCGAACGCCAACCGCCCGGTCACCCGCACCGAGCTGATCCGGGCGCTGTGGGGCGAGTCGGCGCCGAGCGCCGCGGCGGGCAACATCTACACCTACGTCTCCGGGCTGCGGCGCAGCCTCGGCGCGGCCGGTGGGCTGCTGCGCTCCGGCCGGGCCGGATACACGCTGCGCCTCGAACCGGGTGCCCTGGACGCCGACCGGTTCGAGACGCTGTGCGAGGCGGCCGGGGCGCAGGCCGCCGCCGGCCGGCCCGGTCAGGCGCTGGCACTGCTCGACGAGGCACTCGCGCTCTGGCGGGGCGAGGCGTACGCGAACGTCACCGGACTCTTCGCCGACCTCGACCGGCACCGCCTGACCGAGCTGCGGATCGGCGCGGCGGAGCGGCGGGCCCGGCTGGTCCTGGCCGGCGGCGGGGACGACACGCTGATCGCCGACCTGACCGCCCTCGTCCGCGACCACCCGCTGCACGAGCCGTTCCACGAGCTGCTGATGCGCGCGCTGCACCGGGCCGGCCGGGGCACCGAGGCGCTCGACGTCTTCCACGCGGCGCGCCGGGTGCTCGTGGACGAACTCGGGGTCGAGCCCGGCCCGGCCCTGCGCGAGCTGCAGGTACAGATCCTCGCCGAGCCGGCACCGGCCGCACCGGCCGTAGCGGCCGTACCCGTGGCGCCGGACGCGGTGCCCGCGCCCGCCGTACCGTGGCGGGGCCGCCTGGTCGGGCGCGACGGCGAGCTGGCGCTGCTGCGCGGCCTGCTGGGCGCGCTGGGCGAGGGCCGCAGCACGATCGTGTGGATCGAGGGCGAGCCGGGCATCGGCAAGTCGGCGCTGCTCGACGCGGCACTGCACGAGGCGCGGGCGATGGGCCACCGGGTCGCGCGGGGCGTCGCCGAGGAGCTCAGCGGCCGCATCCCGCTGCACGTGATGCGGCGGGCGCTGCGCCTGGAGGACGCGGCGCACGACGACCCGCCGGCGGCCGTCGACCGGGTGCTCGACCACGTCCGCGAGCTGACCGCGGCAGGTCCGCTGGTGCTGGCCGTCGACCATCTCCAGTGGGCCGACGAGGTGAGCCTGCTGGCCTGGGAGCGGCTCGCCGCGCTGACCCGGTGGCTGCCGCTGCTGCTCGTCGCGACCGCCCGGCCCGAGCCCGGCCGCGCCGACCTGGCCCGGCTGCGGCGCGGCGTGAGCACCCGCGACGGGCACCTGATCCGGCTGGCTCCCCTGCCCCCGTCGGACATCGAGCAGATCTTTGGTACGACGGTGGGCGTACCACCCGGCGCGACGCTGCGGTCGCTGGCGCCGCTGGCCGCCGGCAACCCGCTGTACGCCCGGGAACTGGTCACCGGCCTCGTGGCGGAGGACGGGGTACGGGTGGTCGACGGGCTCGCCGAGGTCGACGCGCGGGCCGACGGCATGCCGCGCGCGCTTCTGGACACCGTGCGGGCCAGCCTGGACCACCTCTCCCCCGGTGCCCGGGAGGCGCTGCGCTACGCCGCCCTGCTGGGCGACCGGTTCGCCGTCGCCGAGGTCGCGGCGGTCACCGGACGGACGCCGTTCGACCTGATGGCCGACCTGGAGGAGGCGCTCGCCGCCGACGTCCTCGTGGACGCGGGCGGCGAGCTGGCATTCCGGCAACCGGTGCTGCGGCAGGCCCTCGCGGGCAGCATCCCCGCCGCGCTGCGGCCGACCCTGCGCCGGCACGCGGCACAGGCGCTCGCGGACGACGGCGGCGCCGCCGCCCGGGTCGCCGACCACCTGCTCGCCGGACCGCCCGAGGTGGACGAGTGGCTGGTGCGATGGCTGGTCGCGCACGGCGCCGAGCTGTCCCGGCAGGCCCCGGAGCCGGCGCGCGAACTGCTGCGCCGCGCCCTGGCGAGCCCTCGGCTGCTGCAGGCGGCGCGGGCGACACTCGCCGCTCTCCTCGACGGCCCGGACCGGTAG
- a CDS encoding BTAD domain-containing putative transcriptional regulator: MTAQCSGFDIRLLGNLRITYAGRELPLRSAQRRAVFSALALTPERGLSRDELITAVWGDRPPASATGNLYTYVSALRRMLEPDRDRWSSGRVLTSEGGSYRLHLDADAVDVHRFERLRDRSRAPRAAGDTAGELAALDAALAQWRGDEALVGVPGPRAAGHRIRLGELYLTTVERQAELMLGLGRGAEVVDRLLALAGRHPARESLYALAMRALAAQGRAAEALALYATLRDRLVEESGTEPAAAVRQIHDQLLGAAPAPARSPVPHRHPGFRGRAAALNRLRTAVTGLAGGRGGSVWISGEAGIGKSALLAEGLSGAAPLGAQVGWAVGDELAYRMPLSIVLECLTLGNDADGLPASLQACTGGAPPTMTVIDTIQRFVVARCAERPLLLVLDDLQWADDMSLLVWHALHKLTTRLPLLLVSAARPVPAGYEVRLLRRVLPRDGTTLVELGPLDDDTAAGLVRAWSRPPGPNPGATRSFVAAAAGNPYYLRHLVLADRDGRTADTPGPDLTDAVSRHLQPLADDTRQLLRAIAFLGDNYLVADLAAVTGRSAPELVPAVEEALAAGVLVEDGRRLRFRHPVVRRVLRGAIPTALRVLMHRQFAQRLAEAGGDLGRVAGQLLAGPVPVDTWVQDWLTAHAAQLSVVAPAPAIAVLRHAVASPGLSAPSRELLTAHLARVLHRCGLPAGAEASWVSAHTADAATRAEMNRIADPGGPSPSVGPAVVGHR, translated from the coding sequence ATGACGGCACAGTGCAGTGGCTTCGACATCCGCTTGCTGGGCAATCTCCGGATCACGTACGCCGGGCGGGAGCTGCCGCTGCGCTCGGCGCAGCGCCGGGCCGTCTTCAGCGCGCTGGCGCTCACCCCGGAGCGGGGCCTGTCCCGGGACGAGCTGATCACCGCCGTCTGGGGTGACCGTCCACCGGCCAGCGCGACCGGCAACCTCTACACGTACGTCTCCGCCCTGCGCCGGATGCTCGAACCGGACCGGGACAGGTGGTCCTCCGGCCGGGTGCTCACCTCCGAGGGCGGCAGCTACCGGCTGCACCTCGACGCCGACGCCGTCGACGTGCACCGCTTCGAGCGGCTGCGCGACCGCAGCCGTGCGCCACGCGCCGCCGGGGACACCGCCGGTGAACTGGCGGCGCTGGACGCCGCGCTGGCGCAGTGGCGGGGTGACGAGGCGCTCGTCGGCGTACCGGGACCGCGGGCGGCCGGCCACCGGATCCGGCTCGGCGAGCTGTACCTGACCACAGTGGAACGCCAGGCCGAGCTGATGCTGGGCCTCGGGCGCGGCGCCGAGGTCGTCGACCGCCTGCTCGCGCTCGCCGGCCGCCACCCCGCCCGAGAGAGCCTGTACGCGCTGGCGATGCGGGCGCTCGCCGCGCAGGGCCGTGCCGCCGAGGCGCTCGCGCTCTACGCCACGCTGCGGGACCGCCTGGTGGAGGAGTCGGGCACCGAACCCGCCGCCGCCGTCCGGCAGATCCACGACCAGTTGCTGGGCGCGGCTCCCGCACCGGCGCGCAGTCCGGTACCGCACCGGCATCCCGGCTTCCGGGGCCGCGCCGCCGCGCTGAACCGGCTGCGCACGGCGGTCACCGGCCTCGCGGGAGGGCGCGGTGGCAGCGTCTGGATCAGCGGCGAGGCGGGCATCGGGAAGTCGGCGCTGCTGGCCGAGGGGCTGAGCGGCGCCGCCCCGCTCGGCGCCCAGGTCGGCTGGGCGGTCGGCGACGAGCTGGCGTACCGGATGCCGTTGAGCATCGTGCTGGAGTGCCTCACCCTGGGCAACGACGCGGACGGCCTGCCCGCCTCGCTGCAGGCCTGCACCGGTGGGGCGCCGCCGACCATGACCGTGATCGACACGATCCAGCGGTTCGTGGTCGCGCGGTGCGCCGAGCGGCCGCTGCTGCTGGTCCTGGACGACCTCCAGTGGGCCGACGACATGTCGCTTCTGGTCTGGCACGCGCTGCACAAGCTCACCACGCGGCTGCCCCTGCTGCTCGTCTCCGCCGCGCGCCCGGTCCCGGCCGGATACGAGGTGCGGCTCCTGCGCCGGGTGCTGCCCCGCGACGGCACCACGCTCGTCGAACTCGGCCCGCTGGACGACGACACGGCCGCCGGCCTGGTACGCGCCTGGTCCCGCCCGCCCGGCCCGAACCCGGGCGCCACCCGCTCCTTCGTGGCGGCGGCCGCCGGGAACCCGTACTACCTGCGTCATCTCGTGCTCGCCGACCGGGACGGCCGGACCGCAGACACGCCCGGACCGGACCTGACCGACGCCGTCTCCCGGCACCTGCAACCACTCGCCGACGACACCCGCCAGTTGCTCCGGGCGATCGCCTTCCTCGGCGACAACTACCTGGTGGCCGACCTGGCCGCGGTCACCGGCAGGTCGGCGCCGGAGCTCGTACCCGCGGTGGAGGAGGCGCTGGCCGCCGGTGTCCTCGTCGAGGACGGGCGTCGCCTGCGGTTCCGGCATCCGGTCGTCCGCCGGGTCCTGCGCGGCGCGATCCCGACCGCGCTGCGGGTGCTGATGCACAGGCAGTTCGCCCAGCGGCTCGCCGAGGCCGGCGGCGACCTCGGCCGGGTCGCGGGCCAGTTGCTGGCCGGTCCGGTGCCTGTCGACACGTGGGTGCAGGACTGGCTGACCGCGCACGCCGCGCAGCTGAGCGTCGTCGCCCCCGCGCCCGCGATCGCGGTGCTGCGGCACGCCGTCGCCTCGCCCGGCCTGTCCGCGCCGTCCCGCGAGCTGCTCACCGCGCACCTGGCCCGGGTGCTGCACCGCTGCGGGCTGCCCGCCGGCGCCGAGGCGAGCTGGGTGTCGGCGCACACCGCGGACGCCGCGACGCGCGCCGAGATGAACCGGATCGCCGACCCGGGCGGACCGTCCCCGAGCGTCGGACCGGCGGTCGTCGGGCACCGGTGA